The Paracoccus sediminicola genome has a segment encoding these proteins:
- a CDS encoding TIGR01244 family sulfur transferase, which produces MDIRKINDRISVSPQIDPADLAELAKAGYRSVICNRPDGEEAGQPGQDQIAEAAKAAGLEFRALPVVPGQLDAGLVSRFGEALDEMPQPILAYCRSGTRSATVWALSQSGKQPRQDILRMGRDAGYDLGGIAEALHDPE; this is translated from the coding sequence ATGGATATTCGCAAGATCAACGACCGCATCTCTGTCTCGCCGCAGATCGACCCCGCGGATCTGGCCGAGCTTGCAAAGGCGGGCTATCGCAGCGTCATCTGCAACCGCCCCGATGGCGAAGAAGCCGGGCAGCCCGGTCAGGACCAGATCGCAGAGGCGGCGAAAGCGGCGGGGCTGGAATTCCGCGCGCTTCCGGTGGTGCCGGGGCAGCTCGATGCCGGGCTTGTGTCGCGCTTCGGCGAGGCTCTGGACGAGATGCCGCAGCCGATTCTGGCCTATTGCCGCTCGGGCACGCGCTCGGCGACGGTCTGGGCGCTGTCGCAATCGGGCAAGCAGCCGCGCCAGGACATCCTGCGCATGGGCCGCGATGCGGGTTATGATCTGGGCGGCATTGCCGAGGCGCTGCACGACCCGGAATAA
- a CDS encoding cytochrome c biogenesis CcdA family protein yields MTAIGVAEMFAAGLLSVLTPCVLPMLPFYLCLVTGRALTHGPARRQIDPTVPLAFAAGLIAVFVLSCMGGSSAGRVFIAWLPVLRLIAAGLILMAAMGVLGSRDMSGPASLPWAAALGASFGFGWIPCIGPSLAGLIGIASRAPASGLALLLVYGAGMALPFVVIGWGLPAVIPKLPRLRALRIAAGFGLLIFALLIATDNMNRIGQWMLERGDWSATLR; encoded by the coding sequence ATGACCGCGATCGGCGTGGCAGAGATGTTTGCGGCAGGATTGCTGTCGGTGCTGACGCCCTGCGTGCTGCCGATGCTGCCCTTCTATCTCTGTCTCGTCACCGGCCGCGCGCTGACGCACGGGCCGGCGCGGCGGCAGATTGATCCGACCGTCCCGCTGGCCTTCGCGGCGGGGCTGATCGCGGTCTTCGTGCTCAGCTGCATGGGCGGGAGCAGCGCCGGGCGGGTCTTCATCGCCTGGCTGCCGGTGCTCAGGTTGATCGCGGCGGGGCTGATCCTGATGGCGGCGATGGGCGTGCTCGGGTCGCGTGACATGTCCGGCCCGGCCTCTCTGCCCTGGGCCGCGGCCCTGGGGGCGAGTTTCGGCTTTGGCTGGATTCCCTGTATCGGGCCGAGCCTCGCCGGATTGATCGGGATTGCCAGCCGGGCGCCCGCTTCGGGGCTGGCGCTGCTGCTCGTCTATGGCGCGGGGATGGCCCTGCCCTTTGTCGTCATCGGCTGGGGCCTACCCGCCGTGATCCCGAAACTGCCCCGCCTGCGCGCGCTGCGGATTGCGGCGGGGTTCGGGCTGCTGATCTTTGCGCTGCTGATCGCCACCGACAATATGAACCGCATCGGCCAGTGGATGCTGGAGCGCGGCGACTGGTCGGCCACGCTGCGCTAG
- a CDS encoding RNA-binding S4 domain-containing protein — translation METVRLDKFLWAARFYKTRALAQQMIEKGRVRIDGARVKPARALRPGVVLELRQGSTRRRVEVLSLSDLRGPAAEAQRLYRDLTEPARLGLFDGMDDDEDDDL, via the coding sequence ATGGAGACGGTGAGGCTGGACAAGTTTCTCTGGGCAGCGCGGTTCTACAAGACCCGCGCGCTCGCTCAGCAGATGATCGAGAAGGGACGCGTCAGAATCGACGGCGCGCGGGTAAAGCCGGCCCGCGCCTTGCGCCCCGGCGTGGTGCTGGAACTGCGCCAGGGCAGCACGCGCCGCCGCGTCGAGGTGCTTTCCCTCTCGGATCTGCGCGGCCCGGCAGCCGAGGCGCAGCGCCTCTATCGCGACCTGACCGAGCCCGCGCGGCTGGGTCTGTTCGACGGGATGGATGACGATGAGGATGACGATCTCTGA
- the purM gene encoding phosphoribosylformylglycinamidine cyclo-ligase → MSERSKGLSYAEAGVDIDAGNALVDRIKPAAAATSRAGVMAGLGGFGALFDLKAAGYADPVLVAATDGVGTKLRIGIDTGELDGLGIDLVAMCVNDLVCQGAEPLFFLDYFATGKLAVDEAARVVTGIAEGCKRSGCALIGGETAEMPGMYREGDFDLAGFAVGAMERGAELPRDVGAGDVLLGLASDGVHSNGFSLVRRVAEAAGLGWMDASPFSGGTLGQALLTPTRLYVRQSLQAIRAGGVHGLAHITGGGLTENLPRILPEGMGAEIDLGGWDLPPVFRWLSEAGGIAPAEMLKTFNCGIGMVLVVAAGRADALRALLAEAGETVVTLGHVAPGEGVAYRGALS, encoded by the coding sequence ATGTCCGAGCGCAGCAAAGGTCTGTCTTACGCCGAGGCCGGGGTGGATATCGATGCGGGCAATGCCCTCGTGGATCGTATCAAGCCCGCCGCCGCCGCCACCAGCCGTGCGGGCGTCATGGCAGGGCTTGGCGGGTTTGGCGCCTTGTTCGATCTCAAGGCCGCGGGCTATGCAGATCCGGTTCTTGTCGCGGCGACCGACGGGGTCGGCACCAAGCTGCGCATCGGCATCGATACCGGAGAACTGGACGGGCTCGGCATCGACCTTGTGGCGATGTGCGTCAATGATCTCGTCTGTCAGGGTGCGGAGCCTCTTTTCTTTCTCGATTACTTCGCCACCGGAAAGCTCGCCGTCGACGAGGCCGCGCGTGTCGTCACCGGCATTGCCGAGGGCTGCAAACGGTCGGGCTGTGCGCTGATCGGCGGTGAGACAGCGGAAATGCCCGGCATGTATCGCGAGGGCGATTTCGACCTGGCGGGCTTTGCGGTCGGCGCGATGGAGCGTGGCGCGGAACTGCCTCGGGATGTGGGGGCGGGCGATGTGCTGTTGGGGCTGGCCTCGGACGGGGTGCATTCCAACGGATTTTCTCTGGTCCGCCGCGTGGCCGAGGCGGCCGGGCTTGGATGGATGGATGCCTCGCCGTTTTCCGGGGGCACGCTGGGGCAGGCGCTGCTGACGCCGACGCGGCTCTATGTGCGCCAGTCGCTTCAGGCGATCCGCGCCGGCGGGGTGCATGGGCTTGCCCATATCACCGGCGGCGGGCTGACCGAGAACCTGCCGCGCATCCTGCCCGAGGGCATGGGCGCAGAGATCGATCTTGGCGGCTGGGATCTGCCGCCGGTATTTCGCTGGCTGTCCGAAGCGGGCGGGATCGCACCGGCCGAGATGCTCAAGACCTTCAATTGCGGCATCGGCATGGTGCTGGTCGTCGCCGCCGGACGTGCGGATGCGCTGCGCGCGCTGTTGGCCGAGGCCGGGGAAACCGTGGTCACGCTCGGCCATGTCGCGCCGGGCGAGGGGGTGGCCTATCGCGGCGCGCTTTCGTGA
- the purN gene encoding phosphoribosylglycinamide formyltransferase, whose amino-acid sequence MKRVAILISGGGSNMVRLAEAMTGDYPARPVLVGANDPSAGGLAKAAAMGIESFAVDHRPFGRDRAAFEAELLRHLEAAEPDIIALAGFMRVLTPEFLRHYAGRMLNIHPSLLPKYPGLHTHARAIAAGDAEAGATVHEVTADLDAGPILGQARVPVLPGDTPDDLAARVLVQEHRLYPAVLRRFAQGDRRPVFL is encoded by the coding sequence GTGAAACGCGTCGCAATCCTGATTTCTGGCGGCGGCTCGAACATGGTGCGGCTTGCCGAGGCGATGACCGGCGATTATCCGGCGCGCCCGGTTCTCGTCGGTGCGAATGACCCGTCAGCGGGCGGGCTGGCCAAGGCCGCCGCGATGGGGATCGAAAGTTTCGCCGTCGATCATCGTCCCTTCGGCCGCGACCGTGCCGCTTTCGAGGCCGAACTTCTCCGTCATCTCGAGGCGGCAGAGCCCGATATTATTGCCCTTGCAGGCTTCATGCGCGTCCTGACACCCGAATTCCTGCGCCACTATGCCGGGCGGATGCTGAACATCCATCCCTCGCTGTTGCCCAAATATCCCGGTCTGCACACACATGCCCGCGCCATCGCCGCCGGAGACGCCGAAGCGGGGGCGACCGTGCACGAGGTGACGGCGGATCTCGATGCCGGGCCGATCCTCGGACAGGCGCGGGTGCCGGTCCTGCCGGGCGATACGCCCGATGATCTTGCGGCGCGGGTTCTGGTGCAGGAACACAGGCTGTATCCGGCGGTGCTCCGCCGATTTGCACAAGGCGACCGGAGACCGGTATTTCTCTAG
- a CDS encoding (Fe-S)-binding protein, translating to MTTSPRVGLFVTCLVDAMRPRIGFATIRLLEQAGCQVEVPRAQTCCGQPGGNSGDKRGAEALAKQVIETFEGYDYLVGPSGSCVGQIRAYPSLMRDAEWRRRAEDLAARAFEIVGFLHDVMGWRPEMLRLEASATYHDSCSGLRELGIERQPRALLEQVEGLELRDLEGANVCCGFGGTFCVKYPEISTAIVSEKTKNIRDTGADLLLAGDLGCLMNMAGRLRREGAATRCFHTAELLAGMADGPAIGEEDER from the coding sequence ATGACAACTTCCCCACGCGTCGGCCTGTTCGTGACCTGCCTCGTCGATGCGATGCGGCCCCGGATCGGCTTTGCCACCATCCGGTTGCTGGAACAGGCAGGTTGTCAGGTCGAGGTGCCCCGCGCGCAGACCTGCTGCGGTCAGCCCGGCGGCAATAGCGGTGACAAGCGCGGCGCGGAAGCGCTGGCGAAACAGGTGATCGAGACTTTCGAGGGTTATGACTATCTCGTGGGTCCATCAGGCTCCTGCGTCGGACAGATCCGGGCCTATCCGTCGCTGATGCGGGACGCGGAATGGCGGCGGCGGGCCGAGGATCTGGCGGCGCGCGCCTTCGAGATCGTCGGCTTTCTGCATGACGTGATGGGCTGGCGGCCAGAGATGCTGCGGCTGGAAGCGAGCGCGACCTATCATGACAGTTGCTCGGGGCTGCGCGAACTGGGGATCGAGCGCCAGCCCCGCGCCCTGCTGGAACAGGTCGAGGGGCTGGAGCTGCGCGATCTGGAAGGCGCCAATGTCTGCTGCGGTTTCGGCGGCACGTTCTGCGTGAAATATCCCGAAATCTCGACCGCGATCGTTTCCGAGAAGACGAAGAACATTCGCGATACCGGCGCCGATCTGCTGTTGGCGGGGGATCTCGGCTGCCTGATGAACATGGCCGGCCGGCTGCGCCGCGAGGGGGCGGCGACGCGCTGCTTCCACACCGCCGAGCTGCTTGCCGGCATGGCGGACGGGCCGGCCATCGGCGAGGAGGACGAAAGATGA
- a CDS encoding lactate utilization protein B codes for MSAPQMQDSFKARAKAAIGDGNLKTAIDRTTNTAQTKRAAAVAAFPEFQAARARAAAIKDHVIAHMDHYLAEFERNATAAGAKLHWARDAAEAAEIVTGICRAAEAQIVTRSKSMLGEEIGLPHALEDAGVERVETDLAEHIIQLAGERPSHIIWPAMHRTREDVAALFGKDHQPPPDADDPESMVASARRVLREKFLAADVGISGANFLVADTGATCTVTNEGNAELTTTPPRVHIVTAGIEKLVPSTAHAMALLRVLVRSATGGEVTQYTTFHCGPKRAGDADGPSEMHIVLVDNGRSRMLGDEFREMLRCIRCGACMNHCVVYRQIGGHAYGGVYPGPMGAVLTPVLDGLAPSRDLPQACTMNGRCEEVCPVRIPLKTMLKAWRYRSWDSQQEAGVMRFGLGLWGFAARRPWLYHLGTRLALPVMRRFGRKGWISRMPFAGGWTETRDLPAPAARSFMSQYRKHGKGGPE; via the coding sequence ATGAGCGCGCCGCAGATGCAGGACAGCTTCAAGGCCCGTGCGAAGGCGGCGATCGGCGACGGTAATCTCAAGACCGCCATCGACCGGACCACAAACACCGCCCAGACCAAGCGCGCTGCCGCAGTTGCGGCCTTTCCCGAATTTCAGGCCGCACGCGCCCGCGCCGCCGCGATCAAGGATCACGTCATCGCGCATATGGACCATTATCTGGCCGAGTTCGAGCGCAATGCCACAGCCGCCGGCGCAAAGCTGCATTGGGCGCGCGACGCCGCAGAAGCGGCCGAGATCGTCACCGGCATCTGCCGCGCGGCAGAGGCCCAGATTGTGACCCGCTCCAAATCCATGCTGGGCGAGGAAATCGGTCTGCCCCACGCTCTCGAAGATGCCGGGGTCGAGCGGGTGGAGACGGATCTTGCCGAGCACATCATTCAGCTTGCCGGAGAACGTCCCAGCCATATCATCTGGCCCGCCATGCACCGCACCCGCGAGGATGTCGCGGCGCTGTTTGGCAAGGACCATCAGCCGCCGCCCGATGCCGATGACCCCGAATCGATGGTCGCCTCGGCCCGGCGGGTGCTGCGCGAGAAATTTCTCGCCGCGGATGTCGGGATCTCGGGGGCGAATTTCCTCGTGGCGGATACCGGCGCGACCTGCACCGTTACCAATGAGGGCAATGCCGAGCTGACCACCACGCCGCCCCGCGTTCATATCGTCACGGCGGGGATCGAAAAGCTGGTGCCTTCGACCGCGCATGCCATGGCGCTGCTGCGCGTGCTCGTGCGCTCGGCCACGGGCGGAGAGGTCACGCAGTACACGACGTTTCACTGCGGCCCGAAACGCGCCGGCGATGCCGATGGGCCGTCAGAGATGCATATCGTGCTGGTGGATAACGGCCGCTCGCGCATGCTGGGGGACGAGTTCCGCGAGATGTTGCGCTGCATCCGCTGCGGCGCCTGCATGAACCATTGCGTGGTCTATCGCCAGATCGGCGGCCACGCTTATGGCGGCGTCTATCCTGGCCCGATGGGGGCGGTGCTGACCCCGGTTCTGGACGGTCTCGCCCCAAGCCGGGACCTGCCGCAGGCCTGCACCATGAACGGGCGTTGCGAAGAGGTCTGCCCGGTCAGGATTCCGCTGAAGACAATGCTGAAGGCATGGCGCTATCGGTCATGGGACAGCCAGCAGGAGGCCGGGGTGATGCGTTTCGGGCTCGGTCTGTGGGGTTTCGCGGCGCGGCGGCCGTGGCTTTATCATCTCGGCACGCGGCTGGCGCTGCCGGTGATGAGGCGCTTCGGGCGCAAGGGCTGGATTTCGCGCATGCCGTTTGCCGGAGGCTGGACCGAGACGCGCGATCTGCCTGCCCCGGCGGCGCGCAGCTTCATGTCGCAATATCGCAAGCACGGCAAGGGAGGCCCCGAATGA
- a CDS encoding LutC/YkgG family protein, which translates to MTARDDIFAAIGRGLTRGQDGALPRRSRDEIRGEAAGLLHDLDEIRPDLTGADAVAAFIAKCAMPALGVTLDRVSGWKGLPEAVAAYLDRHDLPRRLAVTGDERLTAIGGAGIETHPDCAPDEAAAMSVADWAVGETGSVILHSSATQPVLHALLPRHWLVVVEERLVLPYLDDYATYAALGPRNAVMITGSSGTTDIEGFFVRGAHGPGFVHVLLIAS; encoded by the coding sequence ATGACCGCGCGCGACGATATTTTCGCCGCCATCGGGCGCGGTCTCACCCGGGGTCAGGACGGGGCGCTGCCGCGCCGCAGCCGCGATGAGATCCGCGGCGAGGCGGCAGGGCTGCTGCATGATCTCGATGAGATCCGTCCCGATCTGACCGGCGCGGATGCGGTGGCCGCCTTTATCGCCAAATGCGCCATGCCTGCGCTTGGCGTGACGCTCGACCGGGTCTCGGGGTGGAAGGGTTTGCCCGAAGCCGTTGCCGCCTATCTGGACCGGCATGATCTGCCGCGCCGTCTGGCCGTCACCGGGGATGAGAGGCTGACGGCGATTGGCGGGGCAGGGATCGAGACCCATCCCGACTGCGCGCCGGACGAGGCAGCGGCCATGTCGGTGGCCGATTGGGCTGTGGGCGAGACCGGCTCGGTGATCCTGCACAGCTCGGCAACGCAGCCGGTGCTGCACGCTCTGCTGCCGCGTCACTGGCTGGTCGTGGTCGAAGAGCGGCTCGTGCTGCCCTATCTGGACGACTACGCGACCTATGCCGCGCTCGGGCCGCGTAACGCGGTGATGATCACCGGCTCCTCCGGCACCACCGATATCGAAGGGTTTTTCGTGCGCGGCGCGCATGGGCCGGGCTTTGTGCATGTGTTGCTGATCGCATCCTGA
- a CDS encoding NAD-dependent epimerase/dehydratase family protein: MRIAVLGGDGFVGWPTSLHLSHLGHEVHILDNLSRRWIDTELGVQSLTPMDSIQERCRIWKQESGNQIHFHLLDLAKEFERLKKWLAEYRPDAIIHFAEQRAAPYSMKTDRHKVYTVDNNVNATHNLLAAMVETGIDAHLVHLGTMGVYGYSSVGAPIPEGYLDIEIDTPSGKKQQQVLYPTRPGSVYHMTKSLDQIMFQFFAQNDGLRITDLHQGIVWGTHTDQTRRHEQLINRFDYDGDYGTVLNRFLIQAAIGYPLTVHGTGGQTRAFIHLQDCVRCIELALADAPAAGERVKIFNQMTETHRVRDLAAMVARLAGARVMNLPNPRKEAAENDLIVKNDQFLALGLNPITLEEGLLSEVVDVAKKYQHRIDRSRVPAVSAWTKEIAAEVDHDPEAHAQDAKVAS, translated from the coding sequence ATGCGTATTGCGGTTCTTGGCGGCGACGGATTTGTCGGCTGGCCGACCTCGCTTCACCTGTCCCATCTCGGCCACGAGGTGCATATCCTCGACAATCTCTCGCGTCGCTGGATCGACACCGAGTTGGGCGTGCAGTCGCTGACCCCGATGGATTCGATCCAGGAACGCTGCCGGATCTGGAAGCAGGAAAGCGGCAACCAGATCCATTTCCACCTGCTGGATCTGGCCAAGGAATTCGAGCGGCTGAAGAAATGGCTGGCCGAATACCGTCCCGACGCGATCATCCATTTCGCCGAACAGCGCGCCGCGCCCTATTCGATGAAGACCGACCGCCACAAGGTCTATACGGTCGATAACAACGTCAACGCGACGCATAACCTGCTGGCCGCGATGGTCGAAACCGGCATCGATGCGCATCTGGTCCATCTGGGCACGATGGGGGTTTACGGCTATTCCAGCGTCGGCGCGCCGATCCCCGAGGGCTATCTGGATATCGAGATCGACACCCCGTCCGGCAAGAAACAGCAGCAGGTGCTGTATCCGACGCGGCCCGGCTCGGTCTATCATATGACCAAGAGCCTCGATCAGATCATGTTCCAGTTCTTCGCCCAGAATGACGGGCTGCGGATCACCGATCTGCATCAGGGCATTGTCTGGGGGACGCATACCGACCAGACCCGCCGGCATGAGCAGCTTATCAACCGCTTCGATTACGATGGCGATTACGGCACGGTGCTGAACCGTTTCCTGATCCAGGCGGCGATCGGCTATCCGCTGACCGTGCATGGCACGGGCGGGCAGACCCGCGCCTTCATCCATCTTCAGGATTGCGTGCGCTGCATCGAGCTGGCGCTGGCCGATGCGCCCGCGGCGGGTGAGCGGGTGAAGATCTTCAACCAGATGACCGAAACCCACCGCGTGCGCGATCTCGCGGCGATGGTAGCACGGCTGGCCGGGGCGCGGGTGATGAACCTGCCCAACCCGCGCAAGGAGGCCGCCGAGAACGATCTGATCGTGAAGAACGACCAGTTCCTTGCGCTCGGGCTGAACCCGATCACACTCGAGGAGGGGCTGCTTTCGGAAGTGGTGGACGTGGCCAAGAAATATCAGCACCGCATCGACCGTTCGCGCGTGCCGGCGGTGTCGGCCTGGACCAAGGAGATCGCGGCCGAGGTCGATCACGACCCCGAGGCACATGCGCAGGACGCCAAGGTCGCAAGCTGA
- a CDS encoding trimeric intracellular cation channel family protein: MTPEMLDRIGAYVWALDYGSALVFALTGALVASRAQLDIIGFIFMASLTAVGGGTVRDLVLGRDPVFWVAQPELILIAAGAAFLVYWTAHLLESRYRWLLWLDAIALAVAVPAGIGVAMAGGFGPVIIVIAGVITGTMGGLMRDVVGNEVPLVLKGSELYLTCAFGGAVVALMLAWLGLPRALALTGGGGAVFLLRAGTLIWGWSLPVYKPRPPRMRG; the protein is encoded by the coding sequence ATGACACCCGAGATGCTCGACAGGATCGGGGCCTATGTCTGGGCGCTGGATTACGGCTCGGCCCTTGTGTTCGCGCTGACCGGGGCGCTGGTGGCCAGCCGGGCGCAGCTCGACATCATCGGTTTCATCTTCATGGCCTCGCTGACCGCGGTGGGCGGCGGCACGGTACGGGATCTGGTGCTGGGCCGCGACCCCGTGTTCTGGGTGGCGCAGCCCGAGCTGATCCTGATCGCCGCCGGCGCGGCGTTTCTGGTCTATTGGACGGCACATCTTCTGGAAAGCCGCTATCGCTGGCTGCTCTGGCTCGATGCGATTGCGCTCGCTGTCGCGGTTCCTGCCGGGATCGGCGTGGCGATGGCCGGCGGGTTCGGGCCGGTCATCATCGTCATCGCCGGAGTCATCACCGGCACGATGGGCGGGTTGATGCGCGATGTGGTCGGCAACGAGGTGCCTCTGGTGCTCAAGGGAAGCGAGCTTTACCTGACCTGCGCTTTCGGCGGCGCGGTGGTGGCGCTGATGCTGGCATGGCTGGGCCTGCCCCGCGCCTTGGCGCTGACCGGGGGCGGCGGCGCCGTGTTCCTGCTGCGCGCGGGAACGCTGATCTGGGGCTGGTCGCTGCCGGTCTATAAGCCGAGACCGCCGCGCATGCGGGGCTGA
- a CDS encoding alpha-D-glucose phosphate-specific phosphoglucomutase: MTVTTVTTSPIDGQKPGTSGLRKKTRVFMQRHFLENFVQSIIDAIGGVEGKTLVLGGDGRFFNDRAAQVILRICAANGAAKVIVGRDALLSTPAASNLIRKRAADGGFIMSASHNPGGENADFGLKFNGANGGPAPESLTARIHDRTREITQYRILETQDADLSQPGTTSMGGMEIEIVDPVADYAALMEQIFDFDAIRTLLEGGFTLRFDAMHAVTGPYATEILENRLGAAEGSVVNATPLPDFGGGHPDPNPVWADQLMKVMMGRDAPDFGAASDGDGDRNMIVGRGIYVTPSDSLAVLAANAHHAPGYMAGLSGVARSMPTSRAADLVAEKAGIGSYETPTGWKFFGNLLDAGKVTLCGEESAGTGSDHVREKDGLWAVLLWLNILAARKQSVAAIMRDHWEEYGRNYYSRHDYEAVPAEDANALMDRLRGRLDDLKGQEFSGMTVEAADDFAYRDPIDESVAEHQGIRIAFTDGSRIVLRLSGTGTEGATLRVYLERYQPADGKLDLPVQDALSPVVAAAEEIAQIRKHTGKDAPDVTT; the protein is encoded by the coding sequence ATGACTGTTACCACCGTCACCACCAGCCCGATCGACGGCCAGAAGCCGGGCACCTCCGGCCTGCGCAAGAAGACCCGCGTCTTCATGCAGCGACATTTCCTGGAGAATTTCGTGCAGTCGATCATCGACGCGATTGGCGGCGTCGAAGGCAAGACACTGGTGCTCGGGGGCGACGGGCGGTTCTTCAATGATCGCGCGGCGCAGGTGATCCTGCGGATCTGCGCGGCCAATGGCGCGGCGAAGGTCATCGTCGGGAGGGATGCGCTGCTGTCCACGCCCGCCGCCTCGAACCTGATCCGGAAGCGGGCTGCGGATGGCGGCTTCATCATGTCGGCAAGCCATAATCCCGGTGGCGAGAACGCGGATTTCGGACTGAAGTTCAACGGCGCGAATGGTGGGCCCGCGCCGGAATCGCTGACCGCGCGAATCCATGACCGGACGCGCGAGATCACCCAATACCGGATTCTCGAAACCCAGGATGCCGATCTTTCGCAGCCGGGCACGACAAGCATGGGCGGGATGGAGATCGAGATCGTCGATCCGGTCGCCGATTACGCCGCGCTGATGGAGCAGATCTTCGATTTCGATGCGATCCGCACCCTGCTGGAAGGCGGCTTTACCCTGCGCTTCGACGCCATGCATGCCGTCACCGGACCCTACGCGACGGAAATCCTTGAGAACCGGCTCGGCGCGGCGGAGGGCAGCGTGGTCAACGCCACCCCCCTGCCCGATTTCGGAGGCGGACATCCCGATCCCAACCCGGTCTGGGCCGATCAGCTCATGAAGGTCATGATGGGCCGCGATGCGCCCGATTTCGGCGCGGCCTCGGATGGTGATGGCGACCGCAACATGATCGTCGGTCGCGGCATCTACGTAACGCCCTCGGACAGCCTCGCCGTGCTGGCCGCGAATGCGCATCACGCGCCCGGCTACATGGCGGGGCTGTCGGGCGTGGCCCGCTCGATGCCGACCTCGCGCGCCGCCGATCTGGTCGCCGAAAAGGCGGGAATCGGCAGCTATGAAACACCGACCGGCTGGAAATTTTTCGGCAACCTTCTCGATGCGGGCAAAGTCACGCTCTGCGGGGAAGAATCCGCCGGGACCGGCTCGGATCATGTCCGGGAAAAGGACGGTCTGTGGGCGGTGCTTTTGTGGCTGAACATCCTCGCCGCGCGCAAGCAATCCGTGGCCGCGATCATGCGCGATCACTGGGAGGAATACGGCCGCAATTATTACTCACGCCATGATTACGAGGCGGTTCCGGCCGAGGATGCGAATGCGCTGATGGATCGGTTGCGCGGAAGGCTGGACGATCTGAAGGGTCAGGAATTCTCAGGGATGACGGTCGAAGCGGCGGATGACTTCGCCTATCGCGACCCGATCGACGAATCGGTCGCGGAGCATCAGGGCATCCGCATCGCCTTCACCGACGGCTCGCGTATCGTGCTGCGGCTGTCGGGCACCGGCACCGAGGGCGCGACGCTGAGGGTCTATCTGGAACGCTATCAGCCTGCGGATGGCAAGCTGGACCTCCCAGTGCAGGACGCGCTCTCGCCCGTGGTCGCCGCCGCCGAGGAGATCGCGCAGATCCGCAAGCATACCGGCAAGGACGCCCCGGACGTGACCACCTGA